TGAACAGAGTAGAACATAGAAGAGGAGGTGGTGtgattattataattataatggtGGGGATGCAGGCATTTGTAAATGAATATAAGAAAAAGTGATTCTGTTATCAAGTGGTGGAgcatgtaaaatattaaaaagcttGTTTGAAGCTCAGTTCCTTTGATAAAGGAAAGATTAATCACAATCAAGTGATAAATGCCATAGTTCCAGGGGAAAATTTCAAGGTCTTTTCCATGCCAGCAGGGTATGGTGATTCAAGGCCAGCACAGGTAACAGTTTAAAgccctgacacacacatacacgtgcatgcacacacacacacacacacatgtttatatatattatatatgtatatataacatataaagtATGTACTCTCACTTTTATAATTGTCATGCTTTaacacaaaatcaaaacacacaGAACCATAAGTGAGATGTTATGGCATACTCATAGTTTTTAATGATTTCTAGTGCACAAAGACAGAGTTCAGAACATTGTAGAAACACTTGGCTACAAGTAACTATGAAGAAACTCTGGTCAttgaaaaatagtttaaaatatggTGTAATGAGAAGACACATGCAGATGCATGAATTTTAGACCCTCATGACAAAAGTCAGAGTCTTTCCATTCCACCCAAGGCTGAAATTTTTTTGATTATTATACTATCATTTCCTAGTCTTTCCAAAGGAGCAAAGGAAATGAACAACACAAGCTCCGAGACAGACTTCATCCTTCTGGGATTTTCCAGTCAACCCCAACTGGAGCACATTATCTCTGCAGTTGTCTTTGTCTTCTATCTTGTGACTCTGGTAGGAAACACAACCATTATTCTAGTGTCCTATCTGGACTCTCAGCTCCATACTCCCATGTATTTCTTCTTATCTAATTTGTCTTTTGTGGACCTCTGTTATACTACTAGCATTGTCCCACAGATGTTGGTAAATCTATGGGGCCCAAAGAAGTCTATTACATATGGAGGCTGTGCGCTCCAGTTCTTCTTTGCCCTGGATCTGGGAGCGACAGAATGTCTCCTCTTGGctgtgatggcctatgaccgctatgctGCTGTCTGTCAACCTCTTTACTACACAGTAATAATGCATCCTGTTCTTTGCCAGAAGATGGTTCTGTCAGCCTGGTTGGGTGGTCTTGGCAGTGCCTTAATTCTTTGTCCCTTGACTTTGAAGTTGCCAAGGTGTGGGCACCGGGAAGTGGATAATTTTTTCTGCGAAATGCCAGCATTGATCAAGATGGCTTGTGTTTATTCCAGAGTAATTGAGATTGTTGTGTTTACTCTTGGAGTTATATTTCTTCTAGTACCTCTATCTTTAATTGTCATCTCCTATGCAGTTATTACTCAAGCTGTGATGAAGATCAAGTCGGCGACAAGGTGGAGAAAGATCCTTAATACATGTGGTTCCCACCTCACGGTAGTAACTCTGTTTTATGGAACACTCATTTATATGTACATGAAACCACAAAATATCGTATCCCATGAGGAAGGACAGTTTTTTACCCTTTTTTACACCATTGTCATCCCCAGTCTTAACCCTTTGATTTATACCTTAAGAAACAAAGATGTAAAGAATGCAGTGAAGAGAATTCTAGGAATGTGCAAGCATTCTGCCAAAGTGTGAGGTCAATGGAAAAATATTCAACCAGAATGTGGAGATAGAGCTTGGCCCTTTTCATAGGTAGTGCAATCAGTCAATTCAGGACTAACCCTCTGGCATCATCTTGTACCTAGAATTTTCTCAGGCACAGTGTTGGCTTTCACTATGATGCAGTGGATGTGTTGAAACtggagccaaaataaacacttctttttttaagcTGTGTATGTTCAGGTGTTTTATCAGATcaatgagaaaagcaattatgaagagggaggagggaagagggaacaaGGAGAAGTAGTAGGAGGTAGCTATTCACAAATATTTAAGCTTTTGTCCCCTTTATATGGGTTTAAGTGGATTGAGTGGCCACATGAAAACAATGAATCATGTTTTATGTTCTTGTGTGTTAACTGAGATATCTAAAGATAGCAGAAATCCATCCATTTTTATTGTCATTGCTATTCTACTAATCTATTATCCCATATTTGTAGTACCAATAAAACTGTAGGATCTATATTTAAGGCCCTTCTTCTTAAAAATTCTCCAaaatttaaattctaaaagtaagttcctgtcagcatgcacagtTCATTGTTGACACTTGTTTTTGCAAGAGCGTGGTGGCACTATGGCTATAGTCCAGAATCTCAGCACCAATAGTGTACTCCATGAGAATTAATGGCATCAGGTCACTGCTTGGTCCATAGCTATTGTTATAAGGAGGCTGTCatcttctgtctttatttctggcTTTTGAATTTCTGAGGTATGGGCCTACCCAGCATTAACATCATGCTGATTTCTCCCATAAGGTTGTGTGGCAAGTTGTCAGAACTGAGTGAAATCTCTCTTCAGGAAACAAACTCCTCTGGTTGGCAAtagtcttcactcttttccttTGCTCAACGTGAGATTCTTAGGAAAATCCCTATTTCTTGGATTCCATTGTTTCAGTAGTCTGAGAACCAAAGGTAGGGTTTATACAGACAGATAAACAAAGAAGCAAGGTTATTACTTAGAGCTGAACAAGAAGACAGGTTTAGTTAATGCCAGAAAGAGGCATGACTGTAGGGAAGCAATCTTCATGCCATAAATTTGCAGAGGACTAGGAGAAAGCTATTGTGGACATTTTTTTTGCACACATTGCATACATGAACCCCTGAGGAGGAAGGCTTTATTATTTTCCTATGGGTTGGAAGTTTTGAAGTCCTTGTAATATCTGTAGCCATGCCAACAGCACACACCCACTCAGAACTTCAGACAGTCAGAGATTTCTCACCTTCCTAGAGTACAGTACCAGAACacatgctaacatggaaggaggaaatctCCTCGGGTCCCAGTTCCAGAAAAAGAATGGCAGACAGGCAAAGAATATTgagagcaggtgtgtgtgtgtgtgtgtgtgtgtgtgtgtgtgtgtgtgtgtgtgtgtgtctgtgtctgtgtctgtgtctgtgtctgtgtctgtgtgtgtccatatgtaaCAATAACAATCAAAGGAGAAAAGGCCATGATTTCCAAAAGGATCAAGAAGGGATTTGAAGGAAGATAAGGGGGAAATGATGTGATTATATCTTAACTAAATGTAGCAGACAACCCAAAGGTGGGCTGTGAAGGCAGTGTTGACCATGTGCCCTGCAGTATACCTTTGTAAATAGCATATGTCTgccagttgttgttgttgtttttttctaatttttgcaCCACCCATGGTTGCATTCCTGGTTTGTTATCTTTCACCACCACAGTCTGCCATAGGTCTGGAGAAGGAGGCCTGAGGATGCGATGACCACATTGTCATTTGACAGGTGGTCAGAATAGCATCTTTATGAGCAGCTGgctttccatgtgtttctgtgAGTCTACTCAACATCAATGCCTATTTGTTAAAAAACAATTGTCAACTAAAAGTACTCATATCTAATAAGTCAGTAATAATGTAATTTATCTGCTCTCAGTAAAAAGCCATGCTAGAGAATATTAAAGGGTATGAAAAACAGTACTTTCAGGAGTGTATATCTACTAcatatgttttatatgtatgtatatatatatatatatatatatgatgtttgTTGCACATGGACGTAATGTCAGCTACACATAACTCTATTTACTTGCCTATTAATTAacttttttaaatcttttcacTAAAATATTACCCCAGACAAAGTATCGTGCCATGGATTAAGAATGCAAGAGCAATTTTGATTTGGTTTCTCAAAACCTTTCCTGTAAGTTTCTCTTCCAGGATCTATGAATAAAACTTTCCTTTGTCCTAGAATAATCTAGTTTCTTACCTATCTACTTTCTACCAGCTTagttaattattatttaattatctttttattggatattttatttattttaattatgtttaatattattttacaGTCCAGTAATTATCCCCCTCTTGGTCTGCCTTctaacagttcctcatcccattctcccCCGTTCCTAAGAGGATGTCAACCTTCCCCCCCATGATAGGCCTCCATACTCCCTGGTTTCTGAAGCCTTTCAAGGTTTAGGTGTGTACCCTTTCACTGCATGTGACAGCAGCTTGTGGACTTTGGAGCCATCCTGCTGATAGATAATCTTGTAATTTTCCAATACTAGCATTTTTACCTGCTGTTGAGAAGGtgaggaaggcaactgatataCAAGTGCATGGATTCTCACTTCTGTTTCTAACTGTACCTGTTCAGACTGAAAGCCATGGTGGTGGCATCTACAAAGCATAATTTCCACATAGATGCATCCTTAGAGGCCTTACTCAGAGCTGTTAAACACTGCTTTTTGATTGTTGTTTGtgaaaattactttattatttgcCCCCTTAAAACTACAAATGAAATCTAGGGAGCTATCTGCTGTCCAATTTCCATAGGAAGAAAGATTAGCTACCACTGTGGTATGGTAAAGAATAAAACTCatggtaataaaaaaaaatcttaactaaaaaaataaaaggagcaggatgaagaagaggaacaagagggaagaggaagaggagaaaaaggaggaggaagaaaggagaggaggaggagggataggaTAGGGATGAAAAAGGGATAGGAAGGGACTTCTGGAAAAGGAATCCATTTACTTAGGAATGAAGGATACCAGTGAGAAGTGGAACCTCATAAATCTAAAAGGCTTCTCATAGCTAAAGATACAATAAAGTGAGGAAAAACCCAAAGAATGGGAGAGACTCTTTGCCAACTATTCACCTGATAGGGGATTAGTATCCAGAATGTACAatgaactaaaacaaacaaacaaacccaaagtgccaaaacaaacaaacaaacaaacaaacaaacaaacatttcattttaaaaaatgggttatGGCTCTgtacagagagttccagaaaaaatggctgagaaatagcTCAAGTGTTTATCACCTTtagcaattagggaaatgaaaatcgaAAGAActttgagccaggcatggtgtcatATATCATAaatgctagcactcaggaggcagaagtgggtggatcCCTGAGAACTTGAATttatcctggtctacataatgagttctaggatagcctgtGTGCCATAgagagaccatgtttcaaaaccaaaacaaagcaacttGCCCTGAAACAAcgttgagatttcatcttactcaAGTCACACTAGTGAAGATCTACAAAACaactgacaacagatgctggaaaaCATGTGGGATTCTcggtggtggtggcacagacctttaatcccaaccctccagaggcaggtggatctctgtgagtttgaggtcagcctggtctacatagtgagctccaggacagagaaaccctgtcttgaaccccCGACCCCAAATCTGGGGAATACGGGAAATTTCACTTACCATTGGTGAGACTGCAAACTGGTGCAGCCACCATATGACACAGCTATTCCACTCCTCAGCATATCTGTTAAGGACTCAGCATCCTACTCCTTAGGTACTTGCCTAGCCTTCTtcagtttatgtgtgtatgcctcCATTTTGCAGGGAACAGGAAGCATATTACCTTAGTTTTGTCCCGTTTGTTGTTTGCCAACTTTAGGATCCTTGGAAGTGACACTGACACTCACCATTTTGGGAAGCCTGCCTAGTGCCTCCATACTTCAGAAGAGTCCTTTATTGTTTGCTCTAGATGCATTTAATCTCTGTAAAAGAGGAGATGAATACCAGGAGTCTAATGTAGTGAATCAGTGAAAGAgtcaacaaaagaaaggaaaatgatgtTACAATCCATCTTAAACCTAGGAAATTAAGGCTTAGAAACATTGTTTGATTAGATTCTGTTCTATACTCATTCTTTATTTGAGACATGCTAacaatgttttcctttctttctttctttttttttttccggagctggggatcgaacccagggccttgcgcttcctaggcaagggctctaccactgagctaaatccccaaccccgagacatGCTAACAATGTAATCCAGTTAGTTCtggaactttcaattctgaaggAGGCCCAAATTCTCTCtaatgtgggctccatgggaattttgggttgatttCCTGACATGACAGATTAGAGAAGCCTAAAATAGACTCATACAGTATGTGCTAGTATGACAGGTATATATTatatctgagatttttttttaaatgaaggaaaacatGAGATTCAAATCTGGTCTGATTTGTAATCTAGTATTTGTCTTCTCCTTTAATTACTGTTTATGCTTTTAAAAGTGTTGATCCTGTGTTGTGGAGCTTTTGCCAGGGTGGCAAATCTCATGAATGCTGACATGACTCCTTGTTCAAAAAGCAATTTATTAAActgagaattttatataattaacAGTATTAGTTATTGACATTTACATCTTCAAACATAGGTCAGAGATCTATTCATCTGAGATCAGGTTGATTAGCTCTCCTAGGCATTGATTCATTGCTAGAAGTTTAACATTTAATAACAATTAAATAGATATACTTTTTACAATGATCTAAATTCCTAAATTCAGATAACCAAAAGTATCCTCAATACTGATTTAATTTCTATAAAACTTTAAGATTATCAGCCTGAGAATTAGAGTTagttgagtttcttttctttttttattggatattttcttatatttcaagtttcctctctggaatcccctatcccttcccccctcACCTggtctagagaatcaaataaacacattaaaaaaataggagacagagctaaagaaagaattctcagctgaggaatattgaattgcTGAGAAGTAACTACacagatgttcaacatccttagtcattagggaaatgcaaatcaaaacaactctgagattccaccacatatcagtcagaatggctaagatcaaaaactcaggtgacagcggatgctggcaaagatgtggagaaagaggaacattcctccattgttggtgggattgtaagctggtacaaccactctggaaatcagtctggcagttcctcagaaaattggatatagtactacctgaggacccagctatacccactcctgggtatatccccaaaagatgcaccaacatataacaaggacaaatactccactatgttcatagcagccttatttataatagccagaagctgtaaagaacccagatgttcatCAACAGAGAGATGTGGTTCATTTCTccgatattaaaaacaatgacttcatgaaattcttgaagctcagagtacccaagatacaatctacagaccacatgaagctggaAGACCACATGAGGTTGGAAAGCCAAAcagcggatgcttcagtccttcatagaaggtgaaacaaaatattcacaggaggaaacacaaagacaaaatgtggagcagagcctgagggaaaggtcatccagagacgcTCCACCTGggaattcattcattctttatacagtcaccaaacccagaaaatattgtggatgccaagaagtgcatgctgactggagcctgatgtagctatctcctgataggctctgccagagcctgagaaatacagagtcagatgctttaaaccaaccattggactgaaaatggggtccccagtagaggagtggctggatataaaatcagctcaaacaaatcagtagccttcctctactcaaaggataacaggctgagaaggaaaggatacctttcacaatagtcacaaacaatatagaataccttggtatgactctaaccaagcaagtgaaagatttgtatgacaagaacttcaagtctctgaagaaagaaattgaagaagatctcctatgctcacagattggcaggattaatatagtaaaaatggccattttgcagattgctaaaagcaatctacagattcaatgcaatccccaccaaaattccaactcaattcatttggaataacaaaaaactcaggaaagcaaaaaactattctcaacaataaaagaacttttgggggaatcactgtccctgacctcaagctgtattacagagcaatagtgataaaaactatatagtattgttacagagacaagcaggtagatcaatggaatagaattgaagacccagaaatgaacccacacacctctgatcacttggtctttgacaaaggagctaaaacccttcagtggaaaaaaaagacagcattttcaacaaatggtactggttcaactggaggtcagcatgtagaatcaatccattcttatcaccttgtacaaagctcaagtccaagtggatcaaaaacctccacataaaaccaggtgcactgaaactgatagaagagccttgaacaaataggcacagggaaaaatttctaaacagaacaccaatgacttatgctctaagatcaagaatcgataatggtacttcataaaatttcaaagcttcagtaatgaaaaggacactgtcaataggacaaaacagcaaccaagggattgggaaaagatctttaccaatcctatatctgatagagggctaatatccaatatatacaaagaactctagagtTTTATTTCCTAAGTGGGAGGTTTTTTCTAAGTGAGAGAGGGGTGGTGCCATGACGAGTCAGAGTCACGTGGTGGTTCAAGccctggaatcttttttttttttatcctgggGAGAAACCCCATTTTTTTCCACGTTTCTAATTTGAGTAAGTTTAAAGCATACAAGTTAGGGCACTAACAATAGTACTGCCTAAAATTCACAGTACAGACTCATGTTCTGGGCAGAAAACCCACAGTAATCCTTTTTTTCTTGGTGACAGATTTAACATATAACTTAATGAACAAAGCTAAATCAGTAAAGCATTAGTATCATACACAAACTATGGAACCCCACTAAGACCGTCAGCCATACACATCTGTCACAAACAACATGGCTGTTTCTTTggctccctgccccccccccccccacttcaccTACCCTAGACAGGATTTTGCTGAGGCCCAGGCAGGTCTCAGATTCTCAATTCTCTTGCCTTACCCTCCCAAGTGCTATAATCACAGAGCAGGGTACCATATCCAGCCAGATGTTTGTTTCTAATGAATTGaccattacatttttaaatttctggAATGGCCAACAGACCATAGAAAGACATTTATTTAGGGACCTGCTTGAAACCAACAGCTTCAGCAAACTGCTGGCCTTGATTCAGGGCCAAAAGCCCTGGAatcttaaacaaaagaaacacagagggaattttgatggggattgcattgaatctgtagattacttttggcaaaacctgataaaaacaacaatgccaaccaaccagagctcccagggactaaaccactgttgaaagactattcatggactgacccagggctccaactgcatatgtagcagagaatagccttgttagggcactagggaagggga
This genomic interval from Rattus norvegicus strain BN/NHsdMcwi chromosome 17, GRCr8, whole genome shotgun sequence contains the following:
- the Or2ad1 gene encoding olfactory receptor Olr1660 isoform X1: MNNTSSETDFILLGFSSQPQLEHIISAVVFVFYLVTLVGNTTIILVSYLDSQLHTPMYFFLSNLSFVDLCYTTSIVPQMLVNLWGPKKSITYGGCALQFFFALDLGATECLLLAVMAYDRYAAVCQPLYYTVIMHPVLCQKMVLSAWLGGLGSALILCPLTLKLPRCGHREVDNFFCEMPALIKMACVYSRVIEIVVFTLGVIFLLVPLSLIVISYAVITQAVMKIKSATRWRKILNTCGSHLTVVTLFYGTLIYMYMKPQNIVSHEEGQFFTLFYTIVIPSLNPLIYTLRNKDVKNAVKRILGMCKHSAKV